The DNA sequence CATCACTAAGCGATTATAATAAGCTCCGAAGGTGGCGGTGGCAATTGATCCAATCCGATTACTTCTTTACCTGATTCCTCTACTTTGGTCGATGTTGTGGAAATGGAGGCGGTAACCCACTGAAAGAACTTGGAAATACTTTCCGAGTCTGCACTATCTAGTCGAACTACAGAATTCGCTATTTGCCTAAGCAATACATCATCAGCCCCCTGACCTGCCGCACAGCCTATAATCAATCCCTTATTGACATGTTTAAGTTTGTCACTTCCATGCTGCCAGTTGTCGGTAGGCACACCATCGGTCATGATAAAGATCAATGGCTTCCAATCGCCTTTTTGTTCGATTGTGGTCTTATAAAGTTCAGATTCCAATTTATCTGCCAATAAAGAAAGGGC is a window from the Sphingobacterium sp. lm-10 genome containing:
- a CDS encoding VWA domain-containing protein, whose protein sequence is MRRLPVYLLLDTSGSMTGEPIEAVKNGVQMMMHSLRQNPQAIETAFVSIITFDSEAKQIVPLTDLASFQMVDIKASGLTSLGAALSLLADKLESELYKTTIEQKGDWKPLIFIMTDGVPTDNWQHGSDKLKHVNKGLIIGCAAGQGADDVLLRQIANSVVRLDSADSESISKFFQWVTASISTTSTKVEESGKEVIGLDQLPPPPSELIIIA